Proteins encoded in a region of the Wolbachia endosymbiont (group A) of Anomoia purmunda genome:
- a CDS encoding recombinase family protein → MIIDEDGCYNPNDFNDQLLLGLKGTMSQAELHFIRARLLGGKINKAKKGELRFPLPVGFCYDDESNTRFDDNEQVRSVVQLLFRVFREKGSAYGVVHHFGQNKIQFPKRAYGGIWKGKLIWGDGMNKYCLVGSKRR, encoded by the coding sequence TTGATTATAGATGAAGATGGTTGTTATAATCCTAATGATTTCAACGACCAATTGCTGCTAGGGTTAAAAGGAACGATGTCACAAGCAGAGTTGCACTTCATCCGTGCTAGACTTTTGGGAGGGAAGATAAATAAGGCTAAGAAAGGAGAGCTTCGGTTCCCTCTACCAGTAGGATTTTGTTATGATGATGAAAGCAATACTAGGTTTGACGATAACGAGCAAGTAAGAAGTGTAGTTCAATTATTATTTAGGGTATTTAGAGAAAAGGGTAGTGCTTATGGAGTGGTTCACCATTTTGGCCAAAACAAAATACAATTTCCAAAACGAGCATATGGTGGTATTTGGAAAGGGAAGCTGATATGGGGAGATGGTATGAATAAGTATTGCTTGGTTGGAAGCAAGAGAAGATAA
- a CDS encoding recombinase family protein: MLNQESTERQYKLKDKAQQMGWYNNAIRVLDGDLGISGTQTNNREDFKMLVADVSMGKVGAVFVLEASRLSRSCSD, translated from the coding sequence ATGCTCAATCAGGAAAGTACTGAGAGGCAGTATAAATTAAAGGATAAAGCACAGCAAATGGGGTGGTATAATAATGCAATAAGAGTTTTAGATGGTGATTTAGGGATTTCAGGAACCCAAACTAATAATCGAGAGGACTTTAAAATGTTAGTTGCCGATGTGTCAATGGGAAAAGTAGGAGCAGTGTTTGTGTTAGAAGCATCAAGATTATCTAGATCTTGCAGTGATTAG
- a CDS encoding DUF5372 family protein, with translation MTHPFHPWNGQRFQILSTKNFKNRDIFSLRTLTCGTIGIPRDWTDKADPNPYQTLTDLSPILSFSHLQQLVKLVTNLDQTTNNK, from the coding sequence ATCACTCATCCATTTCATCCATGGAATGGGCAACGTTTTCAAATATTATCGACAAAGAACTTCAAGAACCGGGATATATTTAGTTTGAGAACATTAACGTGTGGTACAATAGGTATTCCGCGTGATTGGACAGACAAGGCAGACCCTAACCCTTATCAGACCCTTACTGATTTATCGCCTATTTTATCATTTTCTCATCTTCAACAGTTAGTTAAATTGGTTACCAATCTCGATCAAACTACGAATAACAAATAG
- a CDS encoding reverse transcriptase N-terminal domain-containing protein — MRLQRRIVKAVQEGRWGKVKALQHLLTRSFSGKTLAVKRVTENQGKNTAGVDRQLWSTCNAKFQGIKQLKQRGYKPSPLKRIYISKSNGKRRPLGIPTVRMECTQVQSIFGIYYYHSSISSMEWATFSNIIDKELQEPGYI; from the coding sequence GTGAGGCTACAAAGACGTATTGTTAAGGCTGTCCAAGAAGGAAGATGGGGTAAGGTAAAAGCTTTACAACATCTTCTCACACGCTCTTTTAGCGGCAAAACTTTAGCTGTTAAGAGAGTAACTGAAAACCAAGGAAAAAACACAGCGGGTGTAGATCGTCAACTATGGTCAACTTGCAATGCTAAATTTCAAGGAATAAAGCAGTTAAAACAAAGAGGGTATAAACCTTCTCCGCTAAAACGAATTTATATCAGTAAATCTAATGGCAAAAGAAGACCTCTTGGAATACCCACGGTCAGAATGGAGTGCACTCAAGTCCAGTCAATATTCGGGATATACTACTATCACTCATCCATTTCATCCATGGAATGGGCAACGTTTTCAAATATTATCGACAAAGAACTTCAAGAACCGGGATATATTTAG